Proteins encoded within one genomic window of Mesobacillus subterraneus:
- the sigK gene encoding RNA polymerase sporulation sigma factor SigK, whose amino-acid sequence MSGILTALGYLVKEVILLVSYVKNNAFPQPLSAADERKYLRLMANGDPHARNMLIEHNLRLVAHIVKKFENTGEDSEDLISIGTIGLIKAIESYSEGKGTKLATYAARCIENEILMHLRALKKTKKDVSLHDPIGQDKEGNEISLIDVLKSESEDVIDTIQLNMELEKVKEYINVLDEREKEVIVGRFGLDLKKEKTQREIAKELGISRSYVSRIEKRALMKMFHEFYRAEKEKKKNKGQ is encoded by the coding sequence ATGTCGGGCATACTAACAGCACTCGGCTACTTAGTTAAAGAAGTGATCCTTCTTGTTTCGTATGTTAAAAACAATGCATTTCCTCAACCGTTATCTGCAGCTGATGAGCGGAAGTACTTAAGGTTGATGGCAAATGGTGACCCACACGCAAGAAATATGCTGATTGAACATAACCTGAGACTTGTCGCACATATCGTGAAAAAGTTTGAAAACACTGGCGAGGATTCGGAGGATTTGATTTCTATCGGGACAATCGGCCTGATCAAGGCAATCGAAAGCTATTCGGAAGGCAAAGGAACCAAACTGGCAACATATGCTGCTCGCTGCATTGAGAACGAGATTCTAATGCATTTGCGGGCATTGAAGAAGACTAAAAAGGATGTTTCATTGCATGACCCTATCGGCCAGGACAAAGAAGGAAATGAAATTTCACTGATCGATGTCCTGAAGTCTGAATCAGAAGATGTCATTGATACCATCCAGCTCAATATGGAGCTGGAAAAAGTGAAGGAATATATCAATGTCCTCGATGAACGTGAAAAAGAGGTCATTGTTGGCCGCTTTGGCCTTGATTTAAAGAAGGAGAAAACGCAGCGGGAAATTGCCAAAGAGCTTGGCATCTCGAGAAGTTATGTATCCCGGATCGAGAAGAGGGCATTGATGAAAATGTTCCATGAGTTTTATCGGGCGGAGAAGGAAAAGAAGAAGAATAAGGGACAATAA
- a CDS encoding NAD(P)/FAD-dependent oxidoreductase produces MTKKIVILGAGSAGTMVANRLARQLGDEIKKREVEVTLISNTEKHIYQPGYLFIAFNEKPSEHFIRKQEALVHRHVNLVYDDVEKIDVEKKMVKGKKQYQYDYLVVATGSHPDLDSVPGLREGAHNFYTLDGAERLRDDLAAMEKGKILITIDVPHKCPAAPLELALMLDDYYRKNGRRKDIEIKYSYPIGRIHSLVPVAEWALPQFEKRDIKYETFFNLEEVDPKRKVAITMDGSEHHYDMLITIPAHTGAKAVLDSGIGDESGFIPTNRTTLKMIDQDDVYVIGDATNLPISKAGSTAHYQSESLVANIISRLTGRPETAVYNGKVACFLENSLEDASMITFDYNNPPQPAETSDLLHWFKAVYNELYWLNAKGIL; encoded by the coding sequence ATGACAAAGAAAATTGTTATTCTTGGTGCCGGCAGCGCGGGAACAATGGTCGCAAACAGATTAGCCCGCCAGCTTGGAGATGAAATCAAGAAGCGTGAAGTCGAAGTCACTTTGATTTCCAATACTGAAAAGCATATCTACCAGCCAGGATACTTATTCATCGCTTTCAATGAAAAGCCATCTGAGCACTTCATCAGAAAACAGGAAGCACTTGTTCATCGACATGTAAACCTTGTATATGATGATGTAGAGAAAATCGATGTCGAGAAGAAAATGGTCAAAGGAAAGAAGCAGTATCAATATGACTATCTTGTTGTCGCGACTGGATCACATCCAGACCTTGACAGTGTACCCGGCTTAAGAGAAGGAGCGCATAATTTCTATACGCTTGATGGCGCAGAACGCCTGCGCGATGATCTTGCAGCGATGGAAAAAGGGAAAATCCTGATCACGATTGACGTGCCGCATAAATGTCCTGCTGCTCCGCTTGAACTGGCATTGATGCTTGATGACTACTATCGGAAGAATGGCCGACGCAAGGATATTGAAATCAAATATTCTTATCCTATCGGACGAATCCATTCATTGGTTCCAGTTGCAGAATGGGCACTTCCGCAGTTTGAAAAGCGCGATATCAAATACGAAACATTCTTCAATCTTGAAGAAGTGGATCCGAAGCGCAAAGTGGCCATCACAATGGATGGTTCGGAACACCATTATGACATGCTGATTACGATCCCAGCCCATACTGGCGCAAAAGCAGTATTGGATTCTGGTATTGGAGATGAGTCCGGCTTTATTCCAACAAACCGTACAACATTGAAAATGATTGACCAGGATGATGTATACGTCATTGGTGACGCTACGAACCTTCCAATCAGCAAAGCTGGTTCAACTGCACACTACCAATCTGAATCACTTGTGGCAAATATCATCAGCAGATTGACTGGTCGCCCGGAAACAGCTGTATACAATGGTAAGGTAGCTTGCTTCCTTGAGAACAGCCTTGAAGATGCGAGCATGATTACATTTGACTACAACAACCCTCCGCAGCCAGCAGAAACTTCTGATCTGCTGCATTGGTTCAAAGCAGTATACAATGAGCTTTACTGGTTAAATGCCAAAGGGATTTTATAG
- a CDS encoding DsrE/DsrF/DrsH-like family protein: protein MEQQAPSLAVILLSEDLEKLHAGALVGSVASMSGMTVNVFVTMNALKSFRKDSFETTDFITGTIGKEMLAKKIPLFDSLLQEGKDMGELNIYGCALAMDIMDWQEEDMIDVFDGVIGVTKFLGMTQGATVITM from the coding sequence ATGGAACAACAAGCCCCATCTTTAGCGGTCATCTTATTATCGGAAGATCTAGAAAAGCTGCATGCAGGAGCACTTGTAGGCTCAGTTGCATCAATGTCAGGAATGACAGTCAATGTATTCGTGACAATGAACGCATTGAAATCTTTCCGCAAAGACAGCTTTGAAACGACTGATTTCATTACTGGAACTATTGGCAAGGAAATGCTGGCAAAGAAAATCCCATTGTTCGATTCACTTTTACAGGAAGGCAAGGATATGGGAGAGCTTAATATTTACGGTTGCGCATTAGCGATGGATATCATGGATTGGCAAGAAGAAGACATGATTGATGTGTTTGATGGTGTAATCGGGGTTACTAAATTCCTTGGTATGACTCAAGGTGCAACAGTTATTACAATGTAG
- a CDS encoding sulfurtransferase TusA family protein, giving the protein MSEVQVTKSIDARGAYCPGPLMELVKGIKTAQVGDVVEVLSTDKGSAVDIPEWVNKMGHEIAYLENEGDEFKIAVKKAK; this is encoded by the coding sequence ATGAGTGAAGTACAAGTAACTAAATCAATCGATGCCAGAGGAGCATATTGCCCAGGACCTTTAATGGAATTGGTAAAAGGAATCAAGACAGCACAAGTCGGAGATGTTGTAGAAGTACTGTCCACTGATAAAGGGTCAGCAGTCGATATCCCTGAGTGGGTAAATAAAATGGGCCACGAAATTGCCTACCTCGAAAATGAAGGCGATGAATTCAAAATCGCTGTTAAAAAGGCAAAGTAA
- a CDS encoding response regulator transcription factor, producing the protein MATILLVDDETRMLDLLALYLTPAGFTCMKKTSGNEAISFLEDNHADLVLLDVMMPEMDGWETCTEIRRHWKDIPVIMLTARSEKPDVVRGLKIGADDYITKPFDEGELIARIEAVLRRHSVKSPLVDFNGLKLNTESYDVQYNDILIPLTPKEFALLSLFLQNINKVFTREHLISTIWGYGVDTEDRTIDSHVRNLRDKLRKSGFAVDEFLSTVWGVGYKWMN; encoded by the coding sequence ATAGCCACGATTTTGTTAGTAGATGATGAAACGCGCATGCTTGATTTGCTTGCTCTGTATTTAACACCAGCAGGATTCACTTGCATGAAAAAAACTTCCGGCAATGAGGCCATAAGCTTCCTGGAGGACAACCATGCTGATCTCGTGTTGCTCGATGTTATGATGCCCGAGATGGATGGCTGGGAGACATGCACTGAAATCCGCAGGCATTGGAAGGATATACCCGTCATCATGCTTACTGCCAGGAGTGAGAAGCCAGACGTTGTCAGAGGGTTGAAAATAGGAGCTGATGATTATATAACCAAGCCTTTTGATGAAGGTGAATTAATTGCAAGAATCGAAGCAGTACTTAGGAGACACTCTGTCAAAAGCCCACTGGTCGATTTCAATGGCTTGAAACTTAACACGGAATCCTATGATGTACAGTATAATGACATTCTCATTCCTCTTACGCCTAAGGAGTTTGCCTTGCTGAGCCTATTTTTGCAAAACATTAATAAGGTTTTCACAAGGGAACACTTAATTTCAACCATTTGGGGATACGGTGTCGATACCGAAGACCGTACAATAGATTCACATGTAAGGAACCTTAGAGATAAACTTCGTAAATCAGGTTTTGCTGTGGACGAATTTTTGTCTACTGTTTGGGGCGTGGGCTATAAATGGATGAATTAG
- a CDS encoding DUF1641 domain-containing protein, giving the protein MATETPQAEQNAQHKLVSFTDAAMNAVTGEMVSTIAETGVKMVEMADDLLQPETLSLLKVLPEVAENLERTLMEVKRMEETGVLKSLMQLADMAAAMKGAMTGPMVTDMAEKAIKGVEIADSFVQLGAIDLVEGMLTAFHNAQEETKDKEPLSSMQLMKAVTQKETREGMTLMISFLQNLPKQLNK; this is encoded by the coding sequence ATGGCTACAGAAACACCTCAAGCGGAGCAGAATGCTCAACATAAACTTGTCAGCTTCACCGATGCAGCCATGAATGCTGTAACCGGGGAAATGGTCTCGACGATCGCCGAGACAGGCGTAAAGATGGTTGAGATGGCTGATGATTTGCTTCAGCCTGAAACGCTTTCTTTATTAAAAGTCCTTCCTGAGGTGGCTGAGAACCTCGAGCGTACTTTAATGGAAGTAAAACGCATGGAAGAAACTGGTGTATTGAAATCCTTGATGCAGCTTGCAGATATGGCAGCGGCTATGAAGGGTGCCATGACTGGACCGATGGTTACGGATATGGCTGAGAAAGCAATCAAAGGTGTAGAAATAGCAGATTCGTTCGTTCAGCTGGGTGCCATTGATCTGGTAGAAGGTATGCTAACTGCGTTCCATAATGCTCAAGAGGAAACAAAGGATAAAGAGCCGTTATCATCCATGCAGTTGATGAAGGCTGTCACTCAGAAAGAAACAAGAGAAGGCATGACATTAATGATCTCCTTCCTGCAAAATCTGCCGAAACAGTTGAACAAATAA
- a CDS encoding group I truncated hemoglobin, with protein METLYDRLGGQDAISKVVDVFYEKVLADETVNKFFEETDMEKQRRHQSLFISWALGGPNQYSGRSMELAHKGMNLNDEHFGAIANHLAASLREFNVSEDDINQVLEKLTGMKNDILYK; from the coding sequence ATGGAAACTTTATACGATCGTCTCGGCGGACAAGATGCCATTTCAAAAGTGGTCGATGTTTTTTACGAAAAGGTATTGGCGGATGAAACAGTCAATAAGTTCTTTGAAGAAACGGATATGGAAAAACAGCGCAGACACCAATCATTGTTTATCAGCTGGGCATTGGGCGGACCTAATCAGTATTCCGGAAGAAGCATGGAGCTCGCGCATAAAGGCATGAACCTGAATGATGAGCACTTCGGCGCCATAGCCAATCACCTTGCTGCCAGCCTGAGGGAATTCAATGTATCTGAAGATGATATCAATCAAGTATTGGAGAAACTGACAGGCATGAAGAATGATATTCTATATAAATGA